The genome window TTCTTAAATTCAATTTGTGAATCCAGctctttatttgtctttttaaactgCATTTTCAAATAGATTAAATACCATTAGTTatttatgaataaaataaatgtttaatgttgtttttgtgaatcCCTTCTTaatttgaactgtttattgATGTATAAATATTTCACTTGTGAACTCTATTTATAGTTCTTCTTTTTATTGActattaaaacataaaacaatgaattaatttgtaaatgtgtatttattgaTACATTagtatatatttattattataaactTGTGAACATCTATTATAACTGAATATTTACCATGAAACCTCAGCATTTCTTTTCAATAGCTTcgatgtcatgtgacccagtgactccaaaacaattcttatttaaaaaaaaatgtcatcacaaTTTACACTTTTATCATCAAGTCAGCATGaagaaacattgtttttgtgtaacCTGTGTCCaatatccaacctaaaactaagTTTACTGTCTGTAATCTGTCTGATATATATCCTGCACCTCCaggttaaacacacacaataaaaaataaatcgcTTAATAATTAGAGTGTTTAACGTGATACAAAGACGATTTACTGTAGTTGCCTTTCATCAGTCCAACACATCCTGCAAATTATATTAAATGTACAATTTATTCTTTTGTAACTGATTTTATGACAGATATTCAATATTAACGTTTATATGCATATAACTTTTCTTCTACCACTCTGCAACTCTGTGGTCAAATGTTTGATCAAATGTCTGCTAGCTGATGCTGAACCTTCACCGcaacaacatttcaacatagtttcactgttttcatttagCTTGTGAACACACATGTTGTCATGTACTGTAGCATTAGCTTTctgttagctaactagctagctcgTTACCTTTTCGGCGTAGAAGCGGACTTCATCTGCTCGGCCCACCGTGGTTTCTATCCTCTCGTGTCGGACGAGTCCTGTCAAGATGTTCCGCAGCATGTTGATTCGGGACTGCGGACCCAGACCCATCCTCCGGGCCACCCGGCCGTGGGAGATCAACATTTGCAGCGTGAGGCGCATCTTGTCCGGTAAAGTTCCGCGATGGACGAACGGAAAACCAAACTACAAAGACAGGGAAAGCTTTCCGAGCTTAGCGTGAAAACGCATTAAACTTTACTATGTGTCAATAATAGAGCGGTGACCTTAAAATTAGAAACAATCCTGAGGTCAGTTGAGTCAGTGCGCTGCGGTTGACATTGGTGGTGCGTCGTCTAAACTGTCCGACGTGCTCATGGAAAGAGGGAGCGACAGTTCCGCTGAATCCACCTCAGTCAGAAACAAGAACAAACGATAAAAACTGAAAGGAactacagcaaaaaaaaaaaaaaaaaaaaaaaaaatcaagacatTGTTTCTATTTTCATGATTCACTTTGTCCCTACATATCTTTATGGCGCTGTTTATTTAGATTAATTATATCATAAATGGAGctctttgcttgttttttttttctgtttcttgatTTATACAGACATATGTCTTGATTCTATTGAACACTATTTCTTCAcgattttgttctttttttatctgttaGACCTATTTGTTAATTATAACTGCATGTTTTATAATTTAATCAATGTTTAGGTTATATGAGACATCAGGTAAAGTGGGACAGGTGTGAAATTCGATGATTTAACGTTTGCAAAATCAACAGCCAATCCCCAAAACAAATCTTGAATTGTTGCCAGAACACCTCATGCCACTAATCAGTGGTTTGGATTGGTCTGACATCATCAGAGTGGGCGTGGTCTGTATTTACAGGAAGTGTGTTCAAGACAAACACATGTGGCAGATAGCATTATATTTCTCAGTGAATTAAACTAAGCGGCAACCTTCATAGGGGGCAGTGTAGTATTCCCATTGTTTGTTTGAGACTtgccatctttctttctttggggCTGATTTTCTAGAATCCCTCAAGACTGACTGCAGGGAATTCACATCACCTGTGCACGGGGTGGGGAGACTGACTCTTCATTGAGGGGGGGAAGCAGCTTTGGGCATTTCCCTCCGAGCCAATCACGGTGTGATGACACCCTTTCTATGAAGGCTTAAAGAAGGTGGGGGAATGGCACACAGGGGACCCTCATTCTGAATCTGTCCCTGACCTATAGAGAACCTCATTCCCCTTAGATTGCCAGACAGAAACTCTGGCCTGGTAAGGCCCTATTGGGTCTTCTTGGCTGCCCACATCTTTCTAGTGAggaaaattgtgtttatttgggaaCCCCTTAAAATCCAAGCCCCTTTACACCTTCAGTGTGTCATTGTATTTCCCTGGGGCTGGTAGGAGGcgtttgtttgttatttattgtcCAAGTAGCAGACACTGGACGTTCCCCCCCTAGATTTCTATGtcttttgtttatattgttacGCAGGTTGGGCTGGCCTGTGAGCAATTTATCTGCCAGAACTGCCACAGTGtcccactgttttttttttaaagccagcCCAAAAGTTGTGATTTCATGTTAGACGAGACAAACTCAGACATCCGCTGGTACCAACCTTGTCATGCTAGCTTGTCATGAAATAGGGCTAAATAATACTCCAAAGTTAGGCAATACTGGTACGGCAAATTTGAAAGTGGACCTTTGGCATCTCACCTCCAGCTATCTGAGTGATATCAACATAAAGATGTGACCAAGGCCCAAAATGATTAATAGAATCAACTGGAGTGAGTTATCAGTAATGTGTCAGTCTACTGGAGCATTTTCCCACCATACCTGAATTCAACTCAATATAAAAGTTGTTTCCCTCATTTCATTTGTCTTGTAGAGTTACCAGGCAGATCAGAGAGATTAagtgacaacaaacaaaacaaaagtgcaaCTAAAAAGAATGTGGGCATTACACATGCTTTATTTACACTTCCTTTACAACAGGCGCAGCTTCGTTGACACATTGTGCAGTAAAGAAACTGCCTGTAACAGAGGTGTGATTGGACTGAACTCAGTAAGTGGCCATGGTGCTCTGCAGCCAGTCTGTGAAAATGCACGTCTGatggaagagagagggaaacgTAAATGGAAAAGGCATATTGAAAGCTTTGTGTCACTTCAGGCTTTGAGGACATTTCCTTGCTATGAAAGAGAAATACATGATTGCtgtaagaaaatgttttttctttttaccttgGCGTAGACACCGGGGTGGTTCTTCTCTGCGCACCCAAAGCCCCAGGACACAACACCCTGCAGCTCACCGTCACACACGACAGGACCACCAGAATCACCCTGAGAGTGGGGAAGCAAAGACAGCCGTTCGTTCAAGTCTCAACATGAGTGCTGAGGATACTAGATAAGTCATGAAGGCTTTGTGCTGAAGGAAAGCAGAGAAACAAACCTGGCAGGAGTCCTTGCCTCCCTCCAGGTATCCAGCGCAGAACATGGCCTCGGTAATCATGCCGGGGTAGGAGTTGTCACAGTCCTCATCAGACAGGACGGGGACGTCCAGGCACTGCAGCTTGTTACTGTCAGCGGCTGTGGAGATGCAGAGTCAAAGATGTGCAAATGTAAAGTGAATCACAGAAgctttgtctgtgtttgatactCACAAGAGCTCATAGTCACACCCCATCCAGAGACCGTGCACATGGTGCCAGCTCGGGCACAGCTAGTTGGCAGAGCCACAGGCCGCACGTACTGGTTGAGGGTGGCACGTTTGCTCAGCTTGATCAGCATGATGTCGTTGTTGACCAGCCAGGACTCGTAGTTGGGATGAGGGATCACACGGGCAGCAGGAATGATCTGTTCGTTGCCATCCATGAACCAACGGTTGTGATCACCAAGGACAATGTCCATTTTgctgaaagagagggagagaaggaggttgAGAGGAATGGCTTGTGAGAGACTTTGTCATTTGTCGTGTTGTTTCAGAGATGATGTTTAAGGAGCACTCACGACTTGTagcagtgagcagcagacaCCACCCAGTTCTCATTGACCAGGGAGCCACCACAGAAGTGGTAGCCAGAGTTCAGAGACACCTGATGGGGCTGAGAATGAGGTGTGCACTCATGCCCTCCAACAATCTTGTCATCCTCTGTGGCAACTGTAAAAAAGGATATATTTATAAGtctaaatgttaaacatttagcATCTTTTCTGCCTTTTGATATGCCATACACTGCATAAAACTTGGAATATTTATCTAATTTCTTGTCATAATATCTCATTACACTTAAAATAAGAACCttgccctctttttttttttttttttacatactttTGAAGAAGAATTTTTTTCCAATGTAGATTTTCTTTGGCAAATAATTAACCCACAATCTTTCAAGACATTGTATTTCCGTACTAAACACACCCTGAGATTGTTTCTAAATGTTGATACTTTTACTTACATACAGCCCCGAGGAGCAGAGCAAAGACCAGAGACCTCATGACTGGACTAAGATGCAAGACTTTTTCTGGACCCATGCCGGGCTTTTATTGAATCTTTCAACCCGTGCCAGCTGTCGAGATATACCCTGGTGCTGCTGACCAATCAAAACCCTCAAAGTGTGCTGATTGGAAAACTTTTGTGTGCTTACTAAGATCCTAAaattctgaaatgttttaacGTGACTCGGGATGTACAGCCATGTCCCCGAATGCCCCATGAAACCGCGTGCATGATTTGTGTTTGCTCTGTCGTTGCTCCTGCCTGGTTCGAGTGCAGCACAGTGTGTTCTGTGCAGGTTGTAATCAGCATCCTGACCTTGACGTGGCCCCTTGATGCAGCGCCAGGTGGAGCTTCTCTCACAGACCGACTCACTCGCTCACAAATGGAAGAACTGCAGGGAAAGCTCTCCTGCACAGAGCGACCGCTTCCACATGTACACATGAATTATTCCTCTCAATACAGATCAACACAATTCGGTTCAGAAATGTTATTGGTGAGATAATGTCTCGCATCAGGAGAGCAAAATCATCTAAGTGCCCTAGTAAAGAATGAAGTAAAGAAGAACAACAATACTTAATACGACAACTAATACAAAAATTCAAGCAAATATAAAATTAACAGATGAATATTATAtctgggaaaaagaaaaaaacgttttttagCGCGACAGTTTTCACATTCGTTCTTACTTTGACCTAGTTTAGGACATACTATACAGTCACATGTTTTGCATCTAGACATGCTACCAAATTAGATTTCCACAGCATTTGACTTTAAAATAGTTACATTTGTTGCATTCTGAAAGCAAAAGTGTTTCAGTCTCAGTCGAGTCTCCTATgattctctctttgtcttttttttttaggtttcttGTCCTGCCTGTGTCTTCTCGTCTTGTTGTCCAGAGTGTGTTAACTCGTCCTACTTTTTTTATCTGCTCAGTCTCTCCTCCAGATGTCTATCAGAGAAAGgatttttctgctacttcacaTTCTCACAGTTATCAATCTAACGTCAGTACGACGGTTTTCTTTCCTCCACTCTACTATCTGAAGGCACACGGGCTGCATGCAGAGTCGATTATGTTTGACAATGTTTCTGGTAATCCTgagcaaagaagaagaggaagactaAGACAAactgtaccttttttttctgttttttttttttggcaattttAAGGTGAGAATGCATCAAAGAAtagagaaacaaaaaatgtcCCCAAAATGAGTGCATAAGTGCTAACATTAACACCTATAACCTGTTACATGCTGCATTTTATATGCCATAATTTTGTAACATTAAGGTTGATCAATGAATAAATTAGATGCAGGGAACCCGGTAACATATTATAATGACCATCATTAATAGATGGTGAATTCTTTGTTTATGCCattttagttaatagttattgcacaaacagacataaaatgctttataaaccattaaaTAAGCAAGTGTAAAGGttcataaacatcagttgcatcTTTATGATGGTCATCTAGATAATGTCTAGAGATGAACTAAGCATTATTTATTAACAGTTTAGAATGCATTATAAAAATTAGTTGCAACTTCAAAATAAACAGTTGCTCATTGTTCCCACCTGTGAAATAACTATATACCGAAGTTTAACTATGAATGTACCGTTTATAAGTtgtcattatgaagtaaaaatGAAGCTGTAACACTGTGGTGACAGTGTGATGATGCAGAAAGACACAGGcaaaaaatagagagaaaaacCTGGAATGAATATTTAAGACTTTATTGACTCAGATGGAAAACGGCTGCACATTTACAACAATACTGTTGTTTGAATGATAGAAGAAAGGCAGCAGAGTGAGATGGTGATCACAGGATCGGACTTAATAGCTGGCCATGGTGTTCTTCAGCCAGTCGGTGAAGATGCAGACCTAGAAACGACAAAAGAGACCAGTGTCAGAACAGCAAATAAGCGAAGCATTGCAGTACAGGCTGAGAGGGAAATCTGGAATCATTTTTGTTGTTACCTTGGCGTAGACACCAGGGTGGTCCCTCTCAGCACATCCGTAGCCCCAGGACACAACACCCTGCAGCTGACCGTTGCACACAACGGGGCCACCAGAGTCACCCTGAGAACAGAGAGGGTAGAATGCGTTAAATAAAACTTAATACATGACAGGGCCATTTCATACCAGGAGTTaactttaaaatacacaccTGGCAAGAGTCCTTGCCTCCCTCCAGGTATCCAGCGCAGAACATGGCATCAGTGATCATGCCGGGGTAGGAGTTCTCACAGTCCCTGGTAGACAGGATGGGGATGTTCAGGCACTGCAGCTGGTCGCCGCTAACAGCTGGAGgtcaagagagaaaacaaagagattcaACTGGAGCTGCACTGCAGTAAAACATAGAAGTGGAGAGCACAGTGCAGGAGTTACTACTCACAGCTCATGGTGTTGCCCCAGCCAGAGACTTTGCACATGGTGCCAGCGGGGGCACAGCTGGTGGGCAGAGCCACAGGCTGCACGTATGAGTTAAGGCTGGCGGGTTTGCTCAGCTTGATCAGCATGATGTCGTTGTCGATGTTCCAGGAGTTGTAGTTGGGGTGGCGGATGACACGGGAGGAGTCGATGAACTGCTCGGTGCCCTCGTTGCGGTAGATGTCATGCTCTCCAAGACGCACCTGAACACGGctggagaggacagagaggattaGTGGCAGCTGAGCTTCATGATGGCTCTTGAAAGCAAATGAATCCCAAATTGCAAAACTTCGTTTTTATAATATCAAGGAGTGACATACGACTTGTagcagtgagcagcagacaCAACCCAGTTCTCGTTGACCAGGGAACCACCACAGAAGTGGTAGCCAGAGTTCAGAGACACCTGATGGGGCTGGGAGTGGGCCGTGCACTCATACCCTCCGACGATCTTGTCGTCATCCAGGGCAACTGGAAACACACAAGAGGTCAAATTGTCAGCAAAGAAGTGAACACACTATGATTAAAAACCAGTGAATACGAGAAGAGAAAAGTGTGCTTACAGGCAGCTCCGACGAGCAGAACGAAGACGAGACACTTCATGGTTGCTGTGTGATCCTGTCGATGAGAGAACTTCACCTGGAGCCCTGGTTTATATCCACAGTCAGGAGAGCTGCCCTGCTCTCCGCCTGTTTTCATTCGTCAGCGGGGAGCCAATCTCTGTAGTTGGATGTTGGGGTTGAGTTACTAATTTCCAGAGTTAAAGGAAAAGGTGACGATGACTTTTCTCGTCAGCAAATTTGGAAAAGCATAATGAAGTGTATGGTGGATCCTCTTTGCTCCTGGATTATTCATGCTAAAAGTTAAAGCAGTTCTTACCAAATCGATAATATGTTATAAATTAAacctgttttcattgtttgttaacagtgacatATCTATTAACCATTAATTCATGATCTTCATGATTAAGTGTTACCATCATCAAAGTTGTAGGTTTCTTGTTCTGACTTGTTTTGGAGAGGTAAACTGTTAAAACACTTCAGTGAAATACAGTTGTGACACTGTGATGTCAACACCATGATGTAGGAAGACGGAAAACcttgtttaaattattttgtaaCACTTTATTGACTCAGATGGAAAATGACTGCACATGTACTTAAACACAGTTGTTAGAATCATAGAAGAAAGGCAGCAGAGTGAGATGGTGATCTCAGGTTCAGGCTTAATAGCTGGCCATGGTGGTCTCCAGCCAGTCGTTGAAGAGGCAGACCTGTGAGTGGAGACAGAATGAGGTGTGTTAGCACCGACAGCCAGCAGCAAACATGGAGAACTTTAACCAGTATACATAAATATTGTAGGTTCACCTTGGCGTAGACACCAGGGTGGTCCCTCTCAGCACATCCGTAGCCCCAGGACACAACACCCTGCAGCTCACCGTTGCACACGACGGGGCCACCAGAGTCACCCTGAGAACAGAGAGGGTAGAATGTATGAAATAAAACTTAATACATAACAGGGCCATTTCATACCAGGAGTTAACTTTAAAAGACACACCTGGCAA of Sparus aurata chromosome 17, fSpaAur1.1, whole genome shotgun sequence contains these proteins:
- the LOC115566765 gene encoding trypsin-2-like: MRSLVFALLLGAVFATEDDKIVGGHECTPHSQPHQVSLNSGYHFCGGSLVNENWVVSAAHCYKSKMDIVLGDHNRWFMDGNEQIIPAARVIPHPNYESWLVNNDIMLIKLSKRATLNQYVRPVALPTSCARAGTMCTVSGWGVTMSSSADSNKLQCLDVPVLSDEDCDNSYPGMITEAMFCAGYLEGGKDSCQGDSGGPVVCDGELQGVVSWGFGCAEKNHPGVYAKTCIFTDWLQSTMATY
- the LOC115566656 gene encoding trypsin-2 produces the protein MKCLVFVLLVGAAFALDDDKIVGGYECTAHSQPHQVSLNSGYHFCGGSLVNENWVVSAAHCYKSRVQVRLGEHDIYRNEGTEQFIDSSRVIRHPNYNSWNIDNDIMLIKLSKPASLNSYVQPVALPTSCAPAGTMCKVSGWGNTMSSVSGDQLQCLNIPILSTRDCENSYPGMITDAMFCAGYLEGGKDSCQGDSGGPVVCNGQLQGVVSWGYGCAERDHPGVYAKVCIFTDWLKNTMASY